Genomic DNA from Cydia amplana chromosome 9, ilCydAmpl1.1, whole genome shotgun sequence:
ataaaattacgttatctgcctctcagCGCGTAATGTAAAGGCTGGTAGTTCGAGCGCTGCGAGACGAAAACCCGAGAAAAAAAAACGGAGAACAACAAATCGTATCAAATTCACACTTTGAGTGCATTCACGACTTCGCGCGTGCTTTACGCACTATTTTATGCACAGAATGTTTTAGCGTCTAACAAGCTCCCAAAACAAAACCATAAACAAGCAGTCTggggatagaaaaaaaaaacaactgtcaatctGTCGTGTCAGTCGTTCTACAAACGTCAATGTCAAAACATTTCTGGAAAggggaaaaataaaataataaaattgttactTTCTCATTGAGTGTAAGAAAATTGCGTAAATAGTTTCAGATCTTTGTTGAGCGTATAATGATATATTTTAGAACTTAAATCAGTGTATAAATAAATCGTTACGATGAGTAAGCATATGTATTCTACCGCAAACCTTAGTGACAAAGAATTGAAAGAACAAGGAAACAGACTTTTTAGTTTGCGTCGTTACGAAGATGCTATGAATTGTTATACGAAGGCTATAGTAAGTAAAACAAGATGTATTTTCACATAAAAGCTTCCCAGGTCCTAACAATTCACCACAATAACTAAATACAATTTCTAAAGATGCCAGTGCTTACCTAAGCAATTCAAGATGATGATTTGCAATTCATATTaaattttgcaaataaatttTCTTGGGTCACTCTTTGTTGGAActgataggtaaataaaatttaaaagtcaatGATTTACTTATTTAGTTTCAGTTCAGCTTTcagttttttaaatacataaattaGGGGTAAAaccttttcttattttatacCATGTTCAAGCCATGTTTTTTTGCTGGCATAATATGCTATGAAATTTCATTTGCCTACTATTTTGTAAGAATGCAAagatgtatgaaaaaaatatttgtccgAAATTGCTTGTTATAGTTTCTGTATGTTTAAGTCAGTTCTGGACTTTAAAGATTTTGTCTgatcaaacaatacattatccctgataaaaaaagaaataaccCCAACACCTAGAGTTGCCAGCCAAAAAACAACCTTAAAGTTTTCAAATTAGACTAGAATTTGGTTATGCAGATTCATTATCACATCTTTCTTTTGTTTCCTaccctattttattatgtttccttcACCAAAACAGTTGCAATCATGACAAAATTGCATTATAGATAAAGAATCCATCAGTTGCCACATACTTCACAAACCGAGCACTATGCCACCTCAAGATGAAGCGCTGGGAAGCCACTTGCCAAGACTGCCGCCGAGCACTTGACATTGACTCAAACCAGGTCAAAGGACACTTCTTTTTGGGACAAGCTCTGGTGGAACTTGAGTTCTATGATGAAGCAATCAAACATCTTCATAGAGGTAAACATATACTCTTTTATTTTAActagtttattaattaaacatACTGGATCTAGTATGTCCAAAAATATCTTACTAAAGTTACCATGTGCTTTTTTGCAAACTAAAATAGATATGACCATAAATGGGACAAacagcctcctagcctagttgcTAGTGACCCTGCCTTTGAAGCAGAAAGCCCCAGGTTCCAATCCTGTTAAAGGCATTCGTTTGCATTACAGTTTGTACATTTGTGTATttatcacagatatttgttcctgagctaTGGATGTTTtcgatgaaaaatatttttctatatctatttgttatatttatcatTGTCTAGttaccacaacacaagcctttttgAACTAACTGTGCTTTTTTTATGTTACTATGGAATAGCTCTGGCCCGTGTATTTCATTTTTCCACCTCCCGTGACAGCCTCCATACATGAGGCGGGAAATGGGAATGATTTACATGAAGcttattcccatctgtgcctaGCGGGGAGAAATGCCCAACTAAAACTCAAAACATTCTTTATTAAACTATAGCAAACATATTAAGCTAAATAagttctcatttcaaacaaaattgtaattacttTTCAGCCAATGACCTTGCCAGAGAGCAGAAACTCAACTTTGGCGATGACATCGCTGCACAGCTCCGTATTGCCAGGAAAAAGAGGTGGAATGTTCAGGAGGAGAAAAGGATCACACAGGAGATTGAACTTCAAACATATTTGAATAGGTAAGAGGAAAGTACAATCTTCtaaaatctcttttttttttaatttatttattattaaaaggagaagttacataattattgttacttatctgccaaactgcatagcagtttgttggcagaaaacTTATTCTACCCTCCACCATCGTAAAGTAAGTTATTTCTTCTGAGAGTCCTATTCTAAAATCTCTtcagtatcctatgtccttgaCGAGGGACTGCAGCATACCATCATCAtcaagaaaataatattttttttgtactcAGCAAAGCTACTCACGAACAAACTTAACCTCCTAAGATGACAAAACCAAAATCAGTTACTgaaatttaaatctataaatgtaggaaatagagttgaaaaCTGTGCTAAACGTAAATGCTAGACTTGGGCTTACCACAGGAGTACAGCGAGATAGAGTACCCGTccttttctaactgtattaattagtGAGGTGCGGGTTGTCTATCATGTTCAAAGTCTTAACGGAAAGTAGTAGGGATCTTCATTTAATATGAAGACCCCATTTTTAGTTGACCTTGGTGATTTAATAGCGAATGTCTAAGAATTACCCCCGGTTAACATAATTCAATCTAGAAGAGTTTAAATAACCTCGGTAATCTTATTACGTTTCCCGCCCACGGTTTTACGCAAAAAGGCATTACACTAAGTGCAGTGATACCTAACCTTTGACATTTCCTACCCACTTGCAGGTTAATAAGTGAAGACATGCAGCGTAGAATAGAAGCCTTAAAACTAGAGCACAATAGCGAAGAGGTTGTTAATATGAAAACGGCGAAATTAGAAGAAGAATGTGTAAGTaccttaagtacctattaaatatattaaaaacgggtcactcacgtattttaagtcgaaaatgctcgacatgtttcaggagcttgcgttaacggtgacggaccgggtAAGTCTGAAGTCTGAAACACGTCGaccgttttcgacttaaaatacgtgagtgacccgtttttaatatattgaaTATGTCTGTGtatcacggaagttttgttattaaaaccttaagtacctactttaataagAGTTTCGTAAATGCATGTAGACTGTCATACATATGGAAAATGTAAGAAAtgtcgttaaaaaaaaattatgttatcaCAATTTAAATGCGTTTATAAAACGGCATACAGTTCTTCATGCCTTTATTTAATGGGTGATGAATCAAACTTTTGAACGCCGGCAACACGAGAGCGTGTTAAAGCATAGGCATACACTTACATAAGTTATAATCGCCATAATATGTACTTACGTATCGTCTGATCAtagataatatacctacaagtTGTTTTAACCCTTTTCAGTGAATCGAATTTCAACCTTAGCATtccgatttaaggttcaaaGACTTTCGGAAGACGTCACTCGTCTTCAAATGAGTCATCAACTCATCAAAACTTATGTTAGGAATATAATTGTTTCTTTTTGGGAAAACCTAGTTTCTAGCGGCCTGGAAAGGGCTAATCGATGCATGCTGTGTAACTCGAAAAATCAAGACTGATTTTTTCCTTCTATTTTGGTTTCAGAATAACTACACCAGCGAGCTAAACAATTTATTTGCCAAAATAGATGATAGGAGAAGGGTAAGTTAATTTGCAATCTCTTGTAGAGTCAGCagcagttgctaagcgggtaaggtgttcaaaattaccttgacaataaagcaactattgctgctggctTTAGTTCATAGCATTTTttaataggtcgcgaagtgcgtagtttatggtcattcaaaaaattaaaaagttaaaaacattgcagtctcgatttcgggactgcaatgtcgcatacaaattccattatttaacgagttccaaactttttaaaactttaaatggccatatcaaatgaaggcataggtcccttaaacagccaaacagatgatcagcacttattattataaagcctataacagactatcgcaccgcaccgcgaccttggagcgtcgcacc
This window encodes:
- the LOC134650726 gene encoding E3 ubiquitin-protein ligase CHIP, with amino-acid sequence MSKHMYSTANLSDKELKEQGNRLFSLRRYEDAMNCYTKAIIKNPSVATYFTNRALCHLKMKRWEATCQDCRRALDIDSNQVKGHFFLGQALVELEFYDEAIKHLHRANDLAREQKLNFGDDIAAQLRIARKKRWNVQEEKRITQEIELQTYLNRLISEDMQRRIEALKLEHNSEEVVNMKTAKLEEECNNYTSELNNLFAKIDDRRRKRDVPDYLCGKISFEILNEPVITPSGITYEKKDIEEHLERVGHFDPVTRVKLTADQLIPNFTMKEVVDSFLQENEWALDY